In Rhodococcus rhodochrous, a single genomic region encodes these proteins:
- a CDS encoding HIT family protein, giving the protein MTDCIFCAIVAGQSPASVVLDEPDVLAFMDIRPFTPGHLLVIPKRHASGLAQLDPDDGAKVFAAGQRIATAMRESDLPIEGVNMFLADGVAAGQEVFHVHLHLVPRRAGDGFGIRADWRTPNRTVLDGTAATIRTAVETHRS; this is encoded by the coding sequence GTGACGGACTGCATCTTCTGCGCCATCGTGGCCGGGCAGTCGCCGGCCAGCGTCGTGCTCGACGAACCCGATGTGCTCGCATTCATGGACATCCGCCCGTTCACCCCGGGGCATCTGCTCGTGATCCCGAAGCGGCACGCCTCCGGACTGGCACAGCTCGATCCCGACGACGGAGCGAAGGTGTTCGCCGCCGGGCAACGGATCGCCACGGCGATGCGCGAGTCCGACCTCCCCATCGAGGGCGTGAACATGTTCCTCGCCGACGGCGTGGCTGCCGGCCAGGAGGTGTTCCACGTGCACCTGCACCTCGTGCCGCGCAGGGCCGGGGACGGCTTCGGGATCCGCGCCGATTGGCGGACACCGAACCGGACCGTGCTCGACGGCACGGCCGCCACCATCCGCACCGCCGTGGAGACACACCGGTCGTGA
- a CDS encoding Dyp-type peroxidase produces MPGSPGCTSVVRVVRAQPILTPLTEAAIFLVVTVDEGAEDTVRDLLEDLSGLRRSVGFRIPEGGLSVVTGIGSDMWDRLFDGPRPAELHPFVPLDGGRHQAPSTPGDLLFHLRASTMDLCFELAAKINDRLRGVARVVDETHGFRYFERRDLLGFVDGTENPEDDEAVDAALVSDEDPDFAGGSYVIVQKYLHDLASWNSLTVEEQERAIGRTKLDDIELDDETKPANSHVALNVIVDENGVEQQIVRANMPFGSFGADEFGTYFIGYSATPEVTEQMLRNMFLGSPPGNTDRILDFSTAVTGSLFFCPSLEFLEDLPPSPADIPSHEDSSASTAGRPADGSLGIGALRRSSTL; encoded by the coding sequence ATGCCTGGTTCGCCGGGGTGCACTAGCGTTGTCCGAGTGGTTCGCGCACAACCGATACTGACCCCGCTCACCGAAGCGGCGATCTTCCTCGTCGTCACCGTCGACGAGGGTGCAGAGGACACCGTGCGGGATCTGCTCGAAGATCTCTCGGGCCTGCGCCGCTCGGTCGGTTTCCGCATCCCGGAGGGCGGCCTGTCGGTCGTCACCGGCATCGGCTCGGACATGTGGGACCGGCTGTTCGACGGTCCCCGCCCTGCCGAACTGCACCCGTTCGTCCCGCTCGACGGCGGTCGGCACCAGGCACCCTCGACCCCCGGCGACCTGCTGTTCCATCTCCGCGCGTCGACGATGGACCTGTGCTTCGAACTCGCCGCGAAGATCAACGATCGGCTGCGTGGAGTGGCCCGGGTCGTCGACGAGACCCACGGCTTCCGCTATTTCGAACGCCGCGACCTGCTCGGCTTCGTCGACGGAACCGAGAACCCCGAGGACGACGAGGCCGTCGACGCGGCCCTGGTCTCCGACGAGGATCCGGACTTCGCCGGTGGTAGCTACGTCATCGTCCAGAAGTACCTGCACGACCTCGCGTCGTGGAACTCGCTGACGGTGGAGGAGCAGGAGCGGGCGATCGGCCGGACCAAGCTCGACGACATCGAACTCGACGACGAGACCAAGCCCGCGAATTCGCACGTCGCGCTGAACGTGATCGTCGACGAGAACGGGGTCGAGCAGCAGATCGTGCGCGCGAACATGCCGTTCGGCAGCTTCGGCGCCGACGAGTTCGGCACCTACTTCATCGGTTACTCGGCCACCCCGGAGGTGACCGAGCAGATGCTGCGCAACATGTTCCTGGGCAGCCCACCCGGCAACACCGACCGCATCCTGGACTTCTCCACCGCGGTGACGGGCTCGCTGTTCTTCTGCCCCTCGCTGGAGTTCCTCGAAGATCTTCCGCCGTCACCGGCGGATATTCCCTCCCACGAAGATTCGAGTGCCTCGACCGCCGGCCGGCCGGCCGACGGATCACTCGGAATTGGCGCTCTGCGAAGGAGTTCGACGCTGTGA
- the purB gene encoding adenylosuccinate lyase, with product MSHIPNVLATRYASPELRDLWSPEYKIVLERQLWLAVLRAQAELGIDVPAEAIADYERVIEQVDLESIAQRERVTRHDVKARIEEFNALAGHEHVHKGMTSRDLTENVEQLQILRSLEHVHSHGVAVAARLAERATEYASLVMAGRSHNVAAQATTLGKRFASAADELLIALQRVRELIARYPLRGIKGPMGTAQDMLDLLGGDSAKLAQLEQKVAQHLGFANVFTSVGQVYPRSLDHDVLSALVQVGAGPASFAHTIRLMAGHELVTEGFQPGQVGSSAMPHKMNTRSCERVDGLQVVLRGYASMAAELAGAQWNEGDVFCSVVRRVALPDAFFAIDGQMETFLTVLAEFGAYPAVIEKELVRYLPFLATTKVLMAAVRAGVGRETAHEVIKEHAVSVALAMREEGREPDLLDRLAADDRLPLDRAALDTALADREVFAGAAVAQVEAVVAAVQDLVTQYPEAAKYTPAPIL from the coding sequence GTGAGCCACATCCCCAACGTCCTCGCCACCCGCTACGCCAGCCCCGAACTCCGGGACCTGTGGTCGCCCGAGTACAAGATCGTGCTCGAGCGCCAGCTGTGGCTCGCGGTGCTGCGGGCGCAGGCCGAACTCGGGATCGACGTTCCCGCCGAAGCGATCGCCGACTACGAGCGCGTGATCGAGCAGGTCGACCTCGAGTCCATCGCGCAGCGCGAACGCGTCACCCGCCACGACGTCAAGGCTCGCATCGAGGAGTTCAACGCCCTCGCCGGTCACGAGCACGTCCACAAGGGCATGACCAGCCGCGACCTCACCGAGAACGTCGAGCAGCTGCAGATCCTGCGGTCGCTCGAACACGTCCACTCCCACGGTGTCGCCGTGGCCGCACGCCTCGCCGAGCGCGCCACCGAGTACGCCTCGCTCGTCATGGCCGGCCGCTCGCACAACGTCGCGGCGCAGGCCACCACACTCGGCAAGCGCTTCGCGTCGGCCGCCGACGAACTGCTCATCGCGCTGCAGCGCGTCCGGGAGCTGATCGCCCGCTACCCGCTGCGCGGGATCAAGGGCCCGATGGGCACCGCGCAGGACATGCTCGACCTGCTCGGCGGTGATTCCGCCAAGCTCGCGCAGCTCGAACAGAAGGTCGCGCAGCATCTCGGCTTCGCGAACGTCTTCACGAGCGTCGGCCAGGTCTACCCCCGTTCGCTCGACCACGACGTGCTCTCCGCGCTCGTGCAGGTCGGCGCCGGCCCCGCGTCGTTCGCCCACACCATCCGGCTCATGGCCGGCCACGAACTCGTCACCGAGGGCTTCCAGCCCGGCCAGGTGGGATCGTCCGCCATGCCGCACAAGATGAACACCCGCTCGTGCGAGCGCGTCGACGGCCTGCAGGTCGTCCTGCGCGGCTATGCCTCCATGGCCGCCGAGCTCGCCGGCGCGCAGTGGAACGAGGGCGACGTCTTCTGCTCCGTCGTCCGCCGTGTGGCCCTGCCCGACGCCTTCTTCGCGATCGACGGCCAGATGGAGACCTTCCTGACGGTCCTCGCCGAGTTCGGTGCCTACCCGGCGGTGATCGAGAAGGAACTCGTGCGGTACCTGCCGTTCCTCGCGACCACCAAGGTCCTCATGGCCGCGGTCCGGGCCGGGGTGGGTCGCGAGACCGCCCACGAGGTCATCAAGGAGCACGCGGTCTCCGTCGCGCTCGCGATGCGCGAGGAGGGCCGCGAACCCGATCTGCTCGACCGTCTCGCCGCCGACGACCGGCTTCCGCTCGACCGCGCCGCGCTCGACACGGCACTGGCCGACCGGGAGGTCTTCGCCGGAGCCGCGGTCGCGCAGGTCGAAGCGGTCGTCGCGGCGGTGCAGGATCTCGTAACGCAGTATCCCGAGGCGGCGAAGTACACGCCGGCGCCGATTCTCTAG
- a CDS encoding SDR family oxidoreductase, with amino-acid sequence MKVEGRVAVVTGGGGGIGGAIAAGLVERGARVVVADLDEHAAQRVVATLEEKTPGSAVAVAADVSDDEHIRGLVERAEAEFGPVDMYFANAGVTGVPGLEIEDSVWEQSFDVNLRAHIRAARLLVPRWVERGEGYFVSTASAAGLLTQIGSATYSVTKHAAVGFAEWLSVTYGDKGVRVSCLCPMGVNTPLLYSGDASGHALGELATRAVTTAGAVLEPADVAETVFAAMEEEHFLILPHPEVLEMYRNKGADYDRWLRGMRRYRQALEESTPTDS; translated from the coding sequence ATGAAGGTCGAAGGCAGAGTGGCCGTCGTGACCGGCGGGGGCGGCGGAATCGGCGGCGCCATCGCTGCCGGCCTCGTCGAACGGGGTGCGCGAGTGGTGGTCGCCGACCTCGACGAACACGCGGCCCAGCGCGTCGTCGCAACGCTCGAGGAGAAGACCCCGGGCAGCGCCGTCGCGGTGGCGGCGGACGTCTCCGACGACGAGCACATCCGCGGACTCGTCGAGCGCGCCGAAGCGGAGTTCGGTCCCGTGGACATGTACTTCGCCAATGCCGGTGTCACCGGTGTGCCGGGCCTGGAGATCGAGGACTCGGTCTGGGAGCAGTCCTTCGATGTCAACCTGCGCGCACACATCCGGGCGGCGCGACTGCTGGTGCCCCGCTGGGTCGAACGCGGCGAGGGCTATTTCGTCAGCACGGCGTCGGCGGCGGGCCTGCTCACCCAGATCGGCTCGGCCACCTACTCGGTCACCAAGCACGCGGCCGTCGGTTTCGCCGAGTGGTTGTCGGTGACCTACGGCGACAAGGGCGTGCGGGTGAGCTGCCTGTGCCCGATGGGCGTCAACACACCCCTGCTGTACTCGGGGGACGCATCCGGGCATGCACTCGGCGAACTCGCCACCCGCGCCGTCACGACCGCCGGTGCGGTGCTCGAACCCGCGGACGTCGCGGAGACGGTGTTCGCCGCGATGGAGGAGGAGCACTTCCTGATCCTTCCTCACCCGGAGGTCCTCGAGATGTACCGGAACAAGGGCGCCGACTACGACCGGTGGCTGCGCGGCATGCGTCGCTACCGTCAGGCCCTCGAGGAGTCGACTCCCACCGATTCGTGA
- a CDS encoding TetR/AcrR family transcriptional regulator encodes MRDAARTRTALLDAAREVFLRDGYAAAATEEIVSVAGVTRGALYHHFADKRDLFRGVIERLQKEAESSLVPAEPVDDAWEGFTQAVLASLDAVYDPATRRLLLIEAPAVLGWAEVRETHRHSSLRAIERMLVTLDPETYEASPTRTSVLAHLLVAAVEEAMLCLAHSDDPVRDRPEVQGELLRLLESARGPARTEESTPR; translated from the coding sequence GTGCGTGACGCAGCGCGAACACGCACCGCGCTGCTCGATGCGGCGCGCGAGGTGTTCCTGCGCGACGGATACGCGGCGGCGGCCACGGAGGAGATCGTCTCGGTCGCGGGGGTGACGCGCGGTGCGCTCTACCACCACTTCGCCGACAAGCGGGATCTGTTCCGCGGCGTCATCGAGCGCCTCCAGAAGGAAGCGGAGAGCTCCCTGGTCCCGGCCGAGCCGGTCGACGACGCCTGGGAGGGTTTCACCCAGGCCGTGCTCGCCTCGCTCGATGCTGTCTACGATCCCGCGACCCGCCGACTGCTGCTCATCGAAGCTCCGGCGGTCCTCGGCTGGGCCGAGGTTCGTGAGACCCACCGGCACTCCTCGCTGAGGGCGATCGAGCGCATGCTCGTCACCCTCGACCCCGAGACCTACGAGGCGTCGCCCACACGGACGTCGGTGCTCGCGCACCTGCTCGTCGCGGCCGTCGAGGAAGCGATGCTGTGCCTCGCGCACAGCGACGATCCGGTACGCGACCGTCCCGAGGTTCAGGGCGAACTGCTGCGCCTGCTCGAATCCGCCCGCGGACCCGCACGTACGGAGGAGTCCACGCCACGGTGA
- a CDS encoding cutinase family protein translates to MSDFACRRVLAIIAGLTLGLTGPVAAAATAGTASTAGAETFRPCPERFVIAVDGTRNIDTPDSIDPDSPLAKISARYAAPGTVVEHIRYPAVVVPVPESGSSEGSGRLAYDESKRIGHQRLRETITVRHSSCPDSELVVLGYSQGASIAGDVLAEIAADGSVPPERISGVLYSDPRDTRGGRDAVPRRGRSGHHTQWRSRRLRADRRRTDLHRGRRGLRRRDAGGERRMVGRERHRLPEVAHDLSRLRPVRIVAPGRTRVRAYRFGIVDS, encoded by the coding sequence ATGTCCGACTTCGCTTGCCGTCGTGTCCTGGCGATCATCGCAGGACTCACCCTCGGTCTGACCGGACCTGTCGCCGCCGCTGCCACCGCCGGCACCGCATCCACCGCCGGAGCGGAGACCTTCCGTCCGTGCCCGGAGCGGTTCGTCATCGCGGTCGACGGAACCCGCAACATCGACACCCCCGATTCGATCGATCCCGATTCGCCCCTCGCGAAGATCTCGGCGCGATACGCGGCACCCGGCACGGTGGTCGAGCACATCCGGTATCCCGCCGTCGTGGTCCCGGTGCCCGAGTCCGGGTCGAGCGAGGGGTCGGGGCGTCTCGCCTACGACGAGTCCAAGAGGATCGGGCACCAGCGCCTGCGCGAGACGATCACCGTCCGGCACAGCTCGTGTCCCGACAGCGAACTCGTCGTCCTCGGTTACTCGCAGGGCGCGTCGATCGCCGGCGACGTCCTCGCCGAGATCGCCGCCGACGGTTCGGTGCCGCCGGAGCGGATCAGCGGTGTGCTGTACTCCGATCCGCGCGACACCCGGGGGGGTCGAGACGCTGTTCCCCGGCGAGGTCGCTCCGGGCATCACACTCAGTGGCGGTCGCGACGACTTCGGGCCGATCGTCGTCGAACGGATCTGCATCGAGGGCGACGCGGTCTGCGACGGCGTGACGCCGGAGGAGAGCGAAGGATGGTTGGGCGAGAACGTCACCGGCTACCTGAGGTTGCACACGACCTATCCCGATTACGACCCGTGAGGATCGTTGCACCAGGGAGAACCCGGGTCAGGGCATACCGGTTCGGTATCGTCGATTCATGA
- a CDS encoding family 1 encapsulin nanocompartment shell protein, translating to MNNLYRDLAPISEAAWTEIEEEAARTFERHVAGRTVVDFSGPHGTDFAAVGLGRTREIEPPAAGVRARQHRVAPVVELRVPFTLSREEIESVERGSRDIDLDPVKEAARQIAFAEDRAIFEGYAAAGIEGIRASSSNPSLQLPEDPRDFPEIISQALSQLRLAGVGGPYSILLGADEYTKVSETSDHGYPIREQLRRLIDGDLIWAPAIDGAFVLTTRGGDYDLQVGQDLSIGYLSHDAETVNLYFQESFTFLVYTGEASVPLVPTTLELPH from the coding sequence GTGAACAATCTGTATCGCGACCTCGCCCCGATTTCCGAGGCAGCATGGACCGAGATCGAGGAGGAGGCCGCGCGCACCTTCGAGCGGCACGTCGCCGGACGCACCGTCGTCGACTTCTCCGGACCGCACGGCACCGACTTCGCAGCGGTGGGTCTCGGCCGCACCCGCGAGATCGAGCCCCCGGCCGCCGGAGTGCGGGCACGCCAGCACCGCGTCGCGCCGGTCGTCGAACTGCGGGTGCCGTTCACGCTGTCGCGCGAGGAGATCGAGAGCGTCGAGCGCGGTTCCCGCGACATCGACCTCGACCCCGTCAAGGAAGCGGCCCGCCAGATCGCCTTCGCCGAGGACCGCGCGATCTTCGAGGGCTACGCGGCCGCCGGTATCGAGGGCATCCGGGCGTCGTCGTCGAACCCGTCCCTGCAGCTGCCCGAGGATCCCCGCGATTTCCCGGAGATCATCAGCCAGGCGCTGTCACAGCTGCGACTGGCGGGTGTGGGCGGCCCGTACTCGATCCTGCTCGGCGCCGACGAGTACACCAAGGTCAGCGAGACCTCCGATCACGGCTATCCGATCCGCGAACAGCTGCGCCGCCTCATCGACGGCGACCTCATCTGGGCCCCGGCGATCGACGGTGCGTTCGTCCTGACCACGCGCGGCGGCGACTACGACCTGCAGGTCGGTCAGGACCTGTCGATCGGCTACCTCTCGCACGACGCCGAGACGGTGAACCTGTACTTCCAGGAGTCGTTCACCTTCCTCGTCTACACCGGCGAGGCCTCGGTTCCGCTGGTGCCGACGACGCTCGAACTCCCGCACTGA
- a CDS encoding alpha-ketoglutarate-dependent dioxygenase AlkB family protein encodes MDELFSVSRPRREIAPGAVHVPDWLGPDEQRELVELCREWARPPAPMRHTLLPGGGRMSVSTVCLGWHWSPYRYTRTAVDVDDAPVPPLPDLLVELGRRAVADAYDDPAAGSGYEPDTALINFYDRDARMGMHRDKDERVSAPIVSLSLGEACLFRFGNTESRGRPYTDVRLESGDLFVFGGPSRFAYHGVPVVYPDTGSARCGLTAGRLNITLRSTGLS; translated from the coding sequence ATGGACGAATTGTTCTCCGTCTCCCGTCCGCGACGCGAGATCGCGCCGGGCGCCGTGCACGTGCCCGACTGGCTCGGCCCGGACGAACAGCGCGAGCTCGTCGAGCTGTGTCGCGAATGGGCGCGCCCGCCGGCGCCGATGCGGCACACCCTGCTGCCGGGTGGCGGACGGATGTCGGTGAGCACGGTGTGCCTCGGATGGCACTGGTCGCCGTACCGGTACACCCGCACCGCGGTCGACGTCGACGACGCTCCCGTTCCCCCGCTTCCCGACCTGCTCGTCGAACTCGGGCGGCGTGCCGTCGCCGATGCCTACGACGATCCGGCGGCCGGGAGCGGGTACGAACCCGATACCGCCCTGATCAATTTCTACGACCGCGACGCGCGGATGGGCATGCACCGGGACAAGGACGAACGGGTGAGCGCGCCGATCGTGTCGCTCAGCCTCGGGGAGGCCTGCCTGTTCCGGTTCGGCAACACCGAGTCGCGAGGCCGGCCCTACACCGACGTGCGTCTCGAATCCGGCGACCTGTTCGTCTTCGGTGGGCCGTCGCGATTCGCGTACCACGGGGTGCCGGTCGTGTATCCGGACACCGGCAGCGCCCGCTGCGGACTCACCGCGGGGCGCCTCAACATCACCCTGCGGAGCACCGGACTCTCCTGA
- a CDS encoding phosphotriesterase, translating into MTSVDTVRGPLDTGRLGRVLMHEHVFVLGEEIRSNFPDYPSPWDEDERVDDAVAKLKALSERGIDTIVDPTVVGLGRYIPRIQRVAEQVDISIVVATGLYTYNDLPFQFHNVGPGLLVDGPEPLTELFVKDIREGIAGTGVRAGMLKCAIELPGLTPGVERVMRAVGQAHVETGVPITVHTNPHTGSGEVAQRVLAEEGVDLTKVVVGHSGDSTDLDYLRRIADAGSILGMDRFGLDLLLPFEQRVDTVVALVEAGYTERMVLSHDAACFIDWFPHDVKQAAVPNWNYNHISDEVLPALRERGVTEEQITTMLVDNPRRIFER; encoded by the coding sequence ATGACATCCGTCGACACCGTTCGCGGCCCCCTCGACACGGGCCGTCTGGGCAGAGTCCTCATGCACGAGCACGTCTTCGTGCTCGGCGAGGAGATCCGCAGCAACTTTCCCGACTACCCGAGCCCGTGGGACGAGGACGAGCGTGTCGACGACGCGGTGGCGAAGTTGAAGGCGTTGTCGGAGCGTGGCATCGACACGATCGTCGATCCCACGGTGGTCGGTCTCGGCCGGTACATCCCGCGCATCCAGCGCGTCGCCGAACAGGTGGACATCTCCATCGTCGTCGCGACGGGCCTGTACACCTACAACGATCTGCCGTTCCAGTTCCACAACGTCGGGCCGGGGCTGCTGGTGGACGGACCGGAACCGCTCACCGAACTGTTCGTGAAGGACATCCGCGAGGGCATCGCCGGCACGGGGGTACGTGCAGGAATGCTCAAGTGCGCCATCGAGCTTCCGGGCCTCACGCCGGGCGTCGAACGCGTGATGCGGGCGGTGGGGCAGGCGCACGTCGAGACCGGCGTGCCGATCACGGTGCACACCAACCCGCACACCGGATCGGGGGAGGTGGCGCAACGCGTGCTCGCGGAGGAAGGCGTCGACCTCACCAAGGTGGTCGTCGGGCACAGCGGTGATTCGACCGATCTGGATTACCTGCGACGGATCGCCGACGCCGGTTCGATTCTGGGGATGGACCGCTTCGGCCTCGACCTGCTGTTGCCGTTCGAGCAGCGCGTCGATACGGTGGTCGCGCTCGTGGAGGCCGGTTATACCGAGCGCATGGTGCTCTCGCACGACGCGGCATGCTTCATCGACTGGTTCCCGCACGACGTGAAGCAGGCCGCCGTGCCCAACTGGAACTACAACCACATCAGCGACGAGGTGCTGCCGGCCCTGCGTGAACGGGGCGTGACCGAGGAGCAGATCACCACGATGCTCGTGGACAATCCGCGGCGGATCTTCGAACGGTAA
- a CDS encoding TetR/AcrR family transcriptional regulator, which yields MSIAATPKGERRRQALVEAAADLILEGGIDAVRHRAVATRAGLPLASTTYYFESLDDLVACAVDYNSERELDAMRERVRDIEPLPRSLEGTADLIVDLLIGPRDCDGGIDRERLISRYERCVATARYPELRDVQVRMREQIDHLLTDLLERCCRSVRPREVRRLVAVVDGAVLGGLGELDPDPRSLARGILLDVVETVAPPVED from the coding sequence GTGTCGATTGCTGCGACCCCCAAGGGCGAACGGCGCCGTCAGGCGCTGGTCGAGGCAGCGGCCGACCTCATTCTCGAAGGAGGGATCGACGCCGTCCGCCACCGGGCCGTCGCGACCCGCGCGGGCCTGCCGCTCGCATCGACCACCTACTACTTCGAATCACTCGACGACCTCGTCGCGTGCGCGGTCGACTACAACAGCGAGCGGGAACTCGACGCGATGCGGGAACGCGTCCGCGACATCGAGCCGCTCCCGCGCAGTCTCGAGGGCACGGCCGATCTCATCGTCGACCTGCTGATCGGGCCGCGGGACTGCGACGGCGGCATCGACCGCGAACGCCTGATCTCCCGCTACGAGCGGTGCGTCGCGACGGCCCGCTATCCGGAACTGCGCGACGTGCAGGTCCGCATGCGCGAACAGATCGACCACCTGCTCACCGACCTGCTCGAACGCTGCTGCCGATCGGTGCGGCCCCGTGAGGTGCGCCGGCTCGTGGCGGTCGTGGACGGCGCGGTCCTCGGCGGACTGGGCGAACTCGATCCCGACCCGCGCTCGCTCGCGCGCGGCATCCTGCTCGACGTCGTGGAGACCGTCGCACCCCCGGTCGAGGATTGA
- a CDS encoding MarR family winged helix-turn-helix transcriptional regulator, producing the protein MSVESPATHLPASGDDPLALERQVCFALAVANRAVLAVYRPILDRLGLTHPQYLVMLALWERSPLTSKEVGQLLQLDSPTLSPLLKRLEALGLITRARSAADERQLVLELTDAGRALRAEAESVPGQVVDALGVGLDELQDLHAALVRVNAAALKAGAIRN; encoded by the coding sequence ATGAGCGTCGAGTCCCCGGCCACTCATCTCCCCGCTTCCGGCGATGATCCTCTCGCACTGGAGCGGCAGGTGTGTTTCGCGCTCGCCGTGGCGAACCGCGCCGTGCTCGCGGTCTATCGGCCGATCCTCGACAGGTTGGGCCTGACCCATCCGCAGTATCTGGTGATGCTCGCCCTGTGGGAACGCTCGCCGCTGACGAGCAAGGAAGTGGGGCAGTTGCTCCAGCTCGATTCCCCCACGCTCTCTCCCCTGCTCAAGCGGCTCGAAGCTCTGGGGCTGATCACCCGTGCGCGCAGCGCCGCCGACGAACGGCAACTCGTCCTCGAGCTCACCGACGCCGGGCGGGCGCTGCGCGCCGAGGCCGAATCGGTGCCGGGTCAGGTCGTCGACGCCCTCGGTGTCGGGCTCGACGAACTCCAGGACCTGCACGCCGCGCTCGTCCGCGTCAACGCGGCGGCGCTGAAGGCCGGGGCGATCCGGAACTAG
- a CDS encoding L-lactate permease, with translation MTGAYVQPIAPVGGSLAWSALVAVLPLLTMLVLLAVFRLRSHSAAGIAVVVALIVGTAVYGMPVGSALSAGVEGAVFGLFPIMWTVVNAVWVYRLTVESGHFDVLTRAFGRISPDPRILTIVIAFLFGALLEAVAGFGTPIVVSTVVLIGAGLPPVRAAAASLLANSVVTPLGVMGTPILTMSRVSEIPIDEIGPVVARQVCLLAVFIPLVLVAVIGGWRGVRETWPVALVVGLAFGAAQFVCASYLTVGLSNIAGAVAGLLVLVVAVKVHPTHREARRAAAERIHDSRRRVVEAFAPYALIVVVFLVSRFGPVASLLSNASLSFPWPGVDVTTADGDVPTAETFTIDLFTAPGSLVFVAALLSIPVLKVAVADAVRCFVAAVVQLRWSFATVTAVLALAYVMNLSGQTATIGGFLAGAGVAFALLSPVLGWLGVVVTGSNTASNAMFGSLQVAAAQQSGLDPTVLVAGNMAGGTTGTPIALQNLALVSSVKGLSGKDGLLMRRIWPLSIAGLAVLSVLVWLQSTSVLGWMVP, from the coding sequence GTGACAGGTGCATACGTTCAGCCGATCGCGCCGGTCGGCGGGTCGCTCGCGTGGTCGGCACTGGTGGCGGTACTCCCGCTGCTGACCATGCTCGTCCTGCTCGCCGTCTTCCGTCTGCGGTCGCATTCGGCCGCGGGCATCGCGGTGGTGGTGGCCCTCATCGTGGGCACCGCCGTCTACGGCATGCCGGTCGGGTCCGCGCTCAGCGCCGGCGTCGAAGGCGCGGTCTTCGGTCTCTTCCCGATCATGTGGACGGTGGTCAACGCCGTCTGGGTGTACCGGCTCACCGTCGAATCCGGGCACTTCGACGTCCTCACCCGCGCCTTCGGGCGAATATCCCCGGATCCGCGGATCCTCACCATAGTCATCGCCTTCCTGTTCGGCGCGCTGCTCGAGGCGGTCGCCGGTTTCGGCACCCCCATCGTCGTGTCGACCGTCGTGCTCATCGGCGCCGGTCTGCCTCCGGTGCGTGCGGCCGCTGCGTCGCTGCTCGCCAACTCGGTCGTCACCCCGCTCGGCGTCATGGGCACACCGATCCTGACGATGTCGCGCGTGTCGGAGATCCCGATCGACGAGATCGGACCGGTCGTTGCGCGCCAGGTCTGCCTGCTCGCGGTGTTCATCCCGCTCGTGCTGGTCGCGGTGATCGGCGGATGGCGCGGTGTCCGCGAGACGTGGCCGGTCGCGCTCGTCGTCGGACTCGCCTTCGGCGCCGCCCAGTTCGTGTGCGCGAGCTACCTCACCGTGGGGCTGAGCAACATCGCCGGCGCAGTGGCCGGTCTGCTCGTGCTGGTCGTCGCGGTGAAGGTGCACCCCACGCATCGGGAGGCCCGCCGGGCCGCGGCCGAACGGATCCACGACTCGCGCCGACGCGTCGTCGAGGCATTCGCCCCCTACGCGCTGATCGTGGTCGTCTTCCTCGTCAGCCGGTTCGGTCCGGTGGCATCGCTGCTGTCGAACGCGAGCCTGTCGTTCCCCTGGCCGGGTGTGGACGTGACCACCGCGGACGGGGACGTTCCCACCGCGGAGACCTTCACCATCGATCTGTTCACCGCCCCGGGCAGCCTCGTCTTCGTCGCCGCGCTGCTGTCGATACCGGTGCTGAAGGTCGCGGTGGCCGACGCGGTGCGGTGCTTCGTCGCGGCGGTCGTGCAGTTGCGGTGGTCGTTCGCGACGGTGACGGCAGTTCTCGCCCTCGCGTACGTGATGAACCTGTCCGGGCAGACCGCCACGATCGGCGGGTTCCTCGCCGGTGCGGGCGTCGCGTTCGCGCTGTTGTCGCCCGTGCTCGGCTGGCTCGGCGTCGTGGTCACCGGCTCGAACACCGCCTCCAACGCGATGTTCGGCAGCCTGCAGGTCGCCGCGGCCCAGCAGTCGGGACTCGACCCGACCGTGCTGGTCGCCGGGAACATGGCCGGCGGCACCACCGGCACCCCGATCGCACTGCAGAACCTCGCGCTGGTGTCGTCGGTGAAGGGACTGTCCGGCAAGGACGGGCTGCTCATGCGCCGCATCTGGCCGCTGAGCATCGCCGGCCTCGCGGTGCTCTCCGTCCTCGTATGGCTGCAGTCGACCTCGGTGTTGGGTTGGATGGTGCCCTGA